One window from the genome of Candidatus Yanofskybacteria bacterium encodes:
- a CDS encoding 30S ribosomal protein S1 — MEIGAQINGEGFSMKDLLAKSGFDLPKMGAVMTGEVLSASKNAVMIDLGPLGTGVVYPGEFYDNPNLQKTLKPGQTVSTILLDLENEDGYRELSLKRAQMTTAWEDIKKKRDDGEIITTKIANINKGGLIVEIDGIQGFLPLSQLSSEHYPKVEGGDTTKIVQALQKLRNQEIQVKIIDFSEDENKLIVSEKAINDAQLKEELSKFKIGDIVDAKITDVTDFGAFALITLPSEDSSKIEASQQPELLQEENSKPISEVEGLIHISEIDWKLVENPRDFLQTGQKIKAKIIGIDGNKVSLSLKALKTNPWEKIEEKYQVGQTVSGHIVKMTPYGVWVKLDDEIAGLLPNSEFGETKPTEMFKIGDEIYVAIISIDISDHKILLTIHPKRDREGTQRASVSYGIQKNVQ; from the coding sequence ATGGAAATTGGTGCTCAAATTAACGGTGAGGGGTTCTCCATGAAGGACTTGCTTGCAAAGTCTGGTTTTGATTTGCCCAAAATGGGCGCGGTAATGACCGGGGAAGTTTTAAGTGCAAGCAAAAATGCAGTGATGATTGATTTGGGTCCACTAGGCACTGGCGTTGTTTACCCGGGAGAATTTTATGACAATCCGAATTTACAAAAAACACTTAAGCCCGGCCAGACGGTTTCAACTATTTTGTTGGATCTTGAAAATGAGGACGGCTACCGTGAATTGTCACTCAAGCGTGCACAGATGACAACTGCCTGGGAAGATATCAAGAAAAAAAGAGATGATGGAGAAATTATCACCACTAAAATTGCGAACATTAACAAAGGCGGCCTAATTGTAGAAATTGACGGCATTCAGGGTTTCTTGCCCTTATCACAACTGTCGTCCGAACACTATCCTAAGGTTGAAGGTGGCGACACAACCAAAATCGTCCAGGCACTGCAAAAATTACGCAATCAAGAAATACAAGTTAAAATTATAGATTTTTCAGAAGATGAGAACAAGCTGATTGTTTCAGAAAAAGCAATTAACGACGCCCAACTTAAAGAAGAGTTAAGCAAATTTAAAATTGGCGACATAGTAGATGCCAAAATTACCGATGTAACTGATTTCGGAGCTTTCGCGTTGATCACACTACCGTCGGAAGATAGTTCAAAAATTGAGGCATCACAACAACCAGAACTCTTGCAAGAAGAAAATAGTAAACCGATAAGTGAAGTTGAGGGTTTAATACACATATCCGAAATCGATTGGAAGCTAGTAGAGAATCCGCGAGATTTTTTACAAACTGGACAAAAAATAAAAGCAAAAATAATCGGCATTGATGGCAACAAAGTTTCCCTGTCTCTCAAGGCGCTTAAAACAAATCCCTGGGAAAAAATTGAAGAAAAATACCAAGTTGGCCAAACAGTCTCCGGCCATATTGTAAAAATGACACCTTACGGAGTTTGGGTTAAGCTTGATGATGAAATTGCCGGCCTCCTACCAAATTCCGAATTTGGCGAAACCAAGCCCACAGAAATGTTTAAGATCGGCGATGAAATTTACGTAGCTATAATCTCAATTGATATTTCAGATCACAAAATCTTGC